In a single window of the Flavobacterium sp. W4I14 genome:
- a CDS encoding carboxyl-terminal processing protease (product_source=KO:K03797; cath_funfam=2.30.42.10,3.90.226.10; cog=COG0793; ko=KO:K03797; pfam=PF03572; smart=SM00228; superfamily=52096), with product MLRKFISQNTLLWALIIMVGITASCKKSNNAPDGDGAPQGTPGTRAELTKDSIYLYAQQTYLWNVGMPSYSSFNPRQYGSNEAVLAAIKALPSTGGKDKYSFIDDGSVATQLGGAGEDYGFSANFDVTDLLRVKYVYPGSPADVKGLKRGYQITKVNGGGTSRSSSTDIANLNASIFGDNPSISLTVLKPDNTTQDIVINRGKYDINPVLFSNTYTIGTKKVGYIVFNSFTTNAVAALDAAFAKFSTDGVTELVVDLRYNGGGSVATSETFTNLIAPLSQNGKVMYTTYWTKTMQDGAASILQNQKFYAKGNDGVTRLYSYFDLSYKPTMAAGNQENFAKRGALNGLTRVYFIVTGGTASASELLINNLKPIMDVKLIGKTTYGKPVGFFSIRIDKNDLYIPQFQTKNQLGQGDYFSGMTVDKDVTDDLTKDFGDPSEKMLAQALYYSANNNFSALAKDNVLSSTSGATKLQIDAANEKLDHEFKGMVETRKLRFK from the coding sequence ATGCTTAGAAAATTTATTTCGCAAAATACATTGTTGTGGGCGTTGATCATCATGGTTGGGATTACAGCATCATGTAAAAAATCAAATAATGCCCCGGATGGAGATGGTGCACCACAAGGCACGCCAGGAACCCGCGCAGAGTTAACTAAGGATTCGATTTACCTGTATGCACAGCAAACTTATTTGTGGAATGTAGGGATGCCAAGTTACTCGTCTTTTAATCCAAGACAGTATGGCTCAAATGAGGCAGTTTTGGCGGCAATAAAAGCTTTGCCAAGTACAGGGGGAAAAGATAAATATTCTTTTATTGATGACGGTAGTGTAGCCACCCAACTTGGTGGGGCGGGCGAAGATTATGGTTTTTCCGCAAATTTTGATGTAACCGATTTATTAAGGGTAAAGTACGTTTATCCTGGTTCTCCTGCGGATGTAAAGGGATTAAAACGGGGGTACCAGATTACTAAGGTTAATGGTGGCGGAACTTCCAGATCGAGCAGTACCGATATAGCCAATTTAAATGCTTCAATATTTGGCGATAATCCTTCCATCTCGCTAACGGTTTTAAAACCCGACAATACCACACAGGATATTGTGATTAACCGTGGTAAGTATGATATAAATCCTGTTTTATTTAGTAATACGTATACAATTGGCACAAAAAAAGTTGGTTATATTGTATTTAATAGTTTTACTACGAATGCAGTGGCTGCATTGGATGCTGCCTTTGCCAAATTTTCAACTGATGGGGTAACCGAGCTCGTTGTAGATTTAAGGTATAATGGCGGTGGCTCAGTCGCCACTTCCGAAACATTTACAAATCTGATTGCGCCACTTTCGCAAAATGGGAAAGTAATGTATACTACTTACTGGACGAAAACAATGCAGGATGGAGCAGCAAGCATTTTGCAAAACCAGAAATTTTATGCAAAGGGTAATGATGGTGTTACCCGGCTCTACTCTTATTTTGATTTATCTTATAAACCTACAATGGCTGCCGGAAATCAGGAGAATTTTGCCAAAAGGGGTGCGTTAAATGGTTTAACCAGAGTTTATTTTATTGTAACAGGTGGTACGGCCTCTGCCAGTGAGCTTTTAATCAATAATTTAAAGCCTATTATGGATGTTAAGCTAATTGGTAAAACCACTTATGGTAAACCTGTTGGCTTCTTCTCTATACGGATCGATAAAAACGATTTATACATTCCTCAATTTCAAACTAAAAACCAATTAGGTCAGGGTGATTATTTTTCGGGTATGACTGTAGATAAGGATGTTACGGATGATTTAACCAAGGATTTTGGAGATCCATCAGAAAAAATGTTGGCGCAGGCTTTATATTATTCTGCAAACAATAATTTCTCGGCACTTGCCAAAGATAATGTACTAAGCAGCACTTCGGGGGCAACAAAACTTCAGATAGACGCCGCAAATGAAAAGCTCGATCATGAATTTAAAGGTATGGTTGAAACTAGAAAGCTGAGGTTTAAATAA
- a CDS encoding FMN phosphatase YigB (HAD superfamily) (product_source=COG1011; cath_funfam=3.40.50.1000; cog=COG1011; pfam=PF13419; superfamily=56784) has translation MDAYQYVKDKQIVIFELDDVLFPEKDYLLQVYYLFAQFIEYAEQKSAQPLIEFMRTAYENNGTEKLFEKTADQFSIDMKYKHNFDLLHQNARLPLKLLLYKNVLEFMQELVVDGKQIFIVTAGNPEQQLNKIKQTEWNGLEQYLTVYFVEELSLTKAEIFQNILNSNNLSPNQALVVGANKFDEQQSKLINLPYIVSLEIYK, from the coding sequence ATGGATGCATATCAGTACGTGAAAGACAAGCAGATCGTAATTTTTGAATTGGATGATGTGCTTTTTCCAGAGAAGGATTACTTGCTACAGGTTTATTATCTGTTTGCTCAGTTTATAGAATATGCCGAGCAGAAAAGCGCGCAGCCTCTTATTGAATTTATGCGTACAGCATACGAAAATAATGGTACTGAAAAACTTTTCGAGAAGACAGCAGATCAGTTTTCCATTGATATGAAGTACAAGCATAATTTTGATCTTCTACATCAGAATGCCCGTTTACCTTTAAAACTTTTGCTTTATAAAAATGTGCTGGAGTTTATGCAGGAACTTGTGGTAGACGGCAAACAAATATTTATAGTAACTGCCGGCAATCCTGAGCAACAACTTAATAAAATTAAGCAAACAGAGTGGAATGGACTAGAGCAATATCTTACGGTATATTTTGTTGAAGAGCTAAGTTTAACTAAAGCAGAAATTTTTCAGAACATACTAAACAGCAACAATTTATCACCTAACCAGGCGTTAGTTGTTGGTGCAAATAAATTTGATGAGCAACAATCTAAATTAATTAATTTGCCGTATATTGTGTCACTAGAAATTTACAAATAA
- a CDS encoding hypothetical protein (product_source=Hypo-rule applied; superfamily=56826), giving the protein MKILITGGNNAKALKLMKAFPSHFVLLTDYGDVPGIVTENYAFSSLGVLNKDSIAHILLNFCITEAIDCIIPLHHYELEPLAKSAVLFSEYGIQVLLPNAAIIADYLTEEKLTYQNFAVFIHGDRIFSTEKGSLPTNVSPKLNGVFGYNDADDLKLFTI; this is encoded by the coding sequence TTGAAAATACTGATAACAGGAGGGAACAATGCTAAGGCTTTGAAGCTGATGAAAGCGTTTCCCAGTCATTTTGTTTTACTTACCGATTATGGTGATGTACCGGGGATTGTAACTGAAAATTATGCCTTTTCATCGTTAGGTGTATTAAATAAAGACAGTATCGCTCATATTCTATTAAATTTTTGTATCACTGAGGCCATAGATTGTATTATTCCTTTGCATCATTATGAGCTTGAGCCACTGGCTAAATCTGCTGTACTTTTTAGTGAGTATGGAATCCAGGTGCTGTTGCCCAATGCAGCTATAATTGCTGACTATTTAACGGAAGAAAAGCTTACTTATCAAAATTTTGCAGTGTTTATTCACGGCGATCGGATTTTTTCAACCGAGAAAGGGTCTCTACCTACAAATGTATCTCCCAAATTAAATGGCGTGTTTGGCTATAACGATGCTGATGATTTAAAACTTTTTACAATTTAA
- a CDS encoding lipoprotein-releasing system ATP-binding protein (product_source=KO:K09810; cath_funfam=3.40.50.300; cog=COG1136; ko=KO:K09810; pfam=PF00005; smart=SM00382; superfamily=52540) codes for MLKATGIRKSYGNLQILKGVNFEVQKGEIVSIIGPSGAGKSTLLHILGTLDRPDVGSVELKGTVVNRLNGDLLSTFRNQNIGFVFQFHHLLPEFSAIENICIPAFIAKTNKKQAESRALELLDLFGLKDRAQHKPNQLSGGEQQRVAIARALINNPSIILADEPSGNLDSENAAGLHQLFVSLRDNFHQTFVIVTHNEHLAKTSDRVVSMKDGLIV; via the coding sequence ATGCTAAAAGCCACGGGAATAAGAAAATCGTACGGAAATCTACAAATTTTAAAAGGCGTAAATTTTGAAGTGCAAAAAGGGGAGATTGTAAGTATTATTGGGCCATCTGGTGCAGGTAAAAGTACTTTATTGCATATTTTAGGAACATTGGATAGACCTGATGTCGGGTCTGTAGAACTAAAAGGCACTGTTGTTAATAGATTGAATGGCGATTTGTTGAGTACATTCCGCAATCAGAACATCGGTTTTGTATTTCAGTTTCATCATTTATTGCCAGAATTTAGTGCCATTGAAAATATTTGCATTCCGGCATTTATAGCCAAAACCAATAAAAAACAGGCCGAAAGCAGGGCACTTGAACTGTTAGATCTGTTTGGACTGAAAGACCGAGCGCAGCATAAGCCTAATCAGCTCTCTGGCGGTGAGCAGCAACGTGTAGCCATTGCAAGAGCGCTGATCAATAATCCTTCAATTATATTGGCTGATGAACCATCAGGGAATTTAGACTCCGAAAATGCAGCCGGATTACACCAGTTGTTTGTAAGCTTGCGCGATAATTTCCATCAAACTTTTGTGATCGTTACACACAATGAACACCTTGCAAAAACCAGCGACCGTGTAGTGAGCATGAAAGATGGTTTAATTGTATAG
- a CDS encoding hypothetical protein (product_source=Hypo-rule applied; superfamily=103441,81464; transmembrane_helix_parts=Inside_1_23,TMhelix_24_46,Outside_47_68,TMhelix_69_91,Inside_92_110,TMhelix_111_133,Outside_134_136,TMhelix_137_156,Inside_157_162,TMhelix_163_182,Outside_183_185,TMhelix_186_205,Inside_206_211), protein MSTQEEQLNALKDIRQMMDRSSRFISLSGLSGVFAGVIALIGAYFANDEINKYIGKRGYGYGVDGEMDLEFNLIKLGIFVLVIALAGGVLFTYRKSQKNNLPIWDKTSKSLLINLFVPLIAGGLFIIALLINHPNTYAIVAPSCLIFYGLALINASKYTYSDIRYLGLCEVILGLICMFYVGYGLIFWAFGFGVLHIVYGLLMYFKYERGQ, encoded by the coding sequence ATGAGCACTCAGGAAGAACAATTAAATGCCTTAAAAGATATCAGACAAATGATGGACAGGTCATCGAGATTTATTTCTTTGAGCGGCTTATCTGGTGTTTTTGCAGGCGTTATCGCTTTAATTGGGGCTTATTTTGCTAATGACGAAATTAACAAATACATCGGCAAACGCGGTTACGGTTACGGCGTTGATGGAGAAATGGACCTGGAGTTTAACTTAATAAAACTTGGTATTTTTGTTTTGGTGATTGCTTTGGCTGGCGGCGTTTTATTTACCTATAGAAAAAGTCAGAAAAACAATCTTCCAATCTGGGATAAAACCTCTAAATCACTTTTAATTAATTTATTCGTTCCATTGATTGCCGGAGGTTTGTTTATTATTGCTTTATTGATTAACCATCCGAACACTTATGCTATTGTTGCACCAAGCTGTTTAATTTTTTATGGTTTGGCGCTTATTAATGCCAGTAAATATACTTACAGCGACATTCGCTACCTGGGGCTTTGCGAGGTAATACTTGGTCTGATTTGCATGTTTTACGTAGGTTATGGCTTAATTTTTTGGGCTTTTGGCTTTGGTGTATTGCACATTGTTTATGGTCTTTTAATGTATTTTAAATATGAGAGAGGTCAGTAA
- a CDS encoding DNA-binding MarR family transcriptional regulator (product_source=COG1846; cath_funfam=1.10.10.10; cog=COG1846; pfam=PF13601; smart=SM00347; superfamily=46785), with the protein MKNPIADLNKIFDSRIRLGVMSILVVNDEIGFNDLKQMLELTDGNLASHLNTLEQAEFIKVHKGFIGRKTSTTYSITALGRQAFKAHLDALEKMIRKL; encoded by the coding sequence ATGAAAAACCCGATAGCAGATTTAAATAAAATATTCGATAGCCGGATCAGGTTGGGCGTAATGTCTATTCTGGTGGTAAACGATGAAATTGGCTTTAACGACCTGAAACAGATGCTCGAATTAACAGATGGAAACCTGGCCTCACACCTGAATACCTTAGAGCAAGCAGAATTTATCAAGGTACACAAAGGTTTTATCGGTAGAAAAACCAGTACCACCTACTCGATTACAGCGTTGGGCAGGCAAGCTTTTAAAGCACATTTAGATGCCCTTGAAAAAATGATCAGAAAACTATAA